ataactttttgcgttttaaaaaatttgtgaaattatatatttttatttttcctcaaaacaTATAGATTGTATGAAATAAATgtggactttaaaaaataataagtcccTTCAGAATGCTTTCGAGGCTATCTAAGAACTTTGAAGAGCCTATTTATGACTGGGAAGCTTAAAGATAAAAGAAATCCTTTGAAAAACGatgctttgaaaataaataatacacatttttatttgaaattgttcaaCATTTGGTTTTTCGAACAGATTCCCATGTTAAaccaaacaatttaaaattggaGAAAAGAACTCTCAATGATTGATACATATTACAAAAACTAAGCtatggatattaaattttttgaaacgcAGAAAATATTATCCAAATAGGGTTTtggaacaaaagaaaatatgtgaaaagaaggtatatttgtctttaaaataacaatacatatcctttgttttctttttatgaatttttttcgaaatccatttttgtataaaattttatgtgttCCACCTCAGGCAATTTTTCTCTTCGGGGCAAATTTCCCTGTCTGGCAATTTTCCTTATACCTTATTATAGACATGAATAAGACTTGAATGAAATCTGAGCAATGGAACTTGACTCCACGAAAATAATCAGCAAAGACTTGaaactcgacttggacttgcagtataaggaaTTTTTCTCACCTCAGTCGTTAAATTTCATAATACCGTcacctaaaaataaatacttcaagAACATTCCTACTTTCAGTCAAACAGATCTGGCCTCATACAAAGAGCTCATTGTTAAAAACTCAAGCGTATCtcactttcaaatatttttgaagcgttttattttttgttgattgtaCTCTGATAGATAACGGTCATTGAGTTAATATTACATCAGTCTTCAAGCCTCAGCTATCAAAAAGATACTGTGTCATTTTAATCCGTAATGTAATATCTTATGGTTTATAGCtcatcttatattatttttaggagtTGATGCATAAGCTGACAATCAAAGAAAAACATCACAAACAGCAACTATCAAATGAAAAGTCAAAGCTGAAGACTCTAAAAAAAGAAGTCGAGACTCTACacatcaaaaatgataatttgtgTGATactttaaaggtaaaaaattttTGAGAAGAGACTTTCcatctggatttttttaaaaagaataattgttgTGTTGGGCTTATTTATTaggtccagtctagtcttaggacttTTCCTATATATCACTAGGACTGTTGGTCCTTGGGACCGGTGCTTAACTCACaatcctttcaattttttatacaaatatagatTGTTTATTacgaaaaataagatatatgacatattatataaagaatgttGTACAtgtcttgcaaaaaatatcccTCTTTTtgttataatgcaatataaaactaaaatattatatttttacagagttataaaatgttttctgtaatataacagaataattaaaaatatttgaaaaactccCTCAATGACATCACGAGggatacattttatattattttaagtgaGCTGGATTGGATCGCGGACCtaggtcctaaataaggattgacacaacaccagtaaaaatgaatttattatagtCAATTTAATGATTAGATCATTAGAGCTGCAAAAAAGTATGACCTTATTATAGACGAACATGCGACTTTTTGTTATTGcaatctgaacatttttttttttttcaatgctgttattgttattatttaattgatgagGAGAGAAACTCTCAGTATAAAGTTATCACTAGTGTGTATGCTCATGATAGAAGGAGTCTAATACTGACGCTtggttggggagttataagttaaaaaccctttttgaactcggagtataattgaggattgatatgtgagtaattcctgcctatatctcTTCTAGATATAGAGtggttttgtatttatttccattcTCTCATAGCTGCtggcagctgatctaataaaacgtcatgacagctaagctactcttctcccaaacattctttaaattgacatttttcattttctatttttagcataccgcctgttcatattttctacaactctatgTCAGGGTGATGAATAAGTTCGTGAAGATATGTTTAGgctacaaatttattaatttgcataaatttttgtgaaaatgatgagattctaatatgtttatttaaagaaaaactttttttcgaaagagCCACTTTTTTCACAGATTATATGGCAAAGGCAGCAAGAATAGTTTCTTCGTGGATGTTGTTCCATTCCTGGATAAGGGAACGCTTCAGAGTGTCTTTGGCTGAGTGGTAATTGGTAAAAGCCCTGGCCTGAAGGGGCCTCAGCATATGTGTCCTTAAGACAGGGAAGGATCTTGTCTGCCATCATGCCCTTGTAGACGTGTTGGTTGATCTCCACACCCTTCTTAATGAAAATGAGGGACATCTTTTTCCTGTCTGATATTAATACCGACCCAGACGATGATATTGGGAAGCTTCTGCCACCTAGTGATGATATAGTGCTCCTAAAGGATACTTTCAATGGTCTTTTATAAAACACAGTCATTTTGGGCGTTGTGGATGGCCTCAACGGTGAACAACTTTCTCTATGCTGCCCCTGCCTATATGTGTTTTTGTCTCCGCCATTAACGAAAATTGATATTacaatttgaccattttcacaaaagtttatgccagttaattaatttatattgaatttttaaaataaaacatatcttcccaaacttttttctcGACCtataaatcatcattttaacTTACAATATATAATGCTTTGTGTTACAGAAAAAGGATAAACAACTCAATCggttgaatatttattcattggCACGAAGAGTTACTTCGTCTTTAAACGACAATGAAATAGGAGAAAATAATGGTCTACTACAAAAATCAAGTTCTAGACTTTCGGGATCAAGCAGTTTAATATCTTTAAATCTGAGAGGAAATGACTCAAATGGCCGACACTCCATAACAgaagtaaattatatctataaaatattagggTGATCAAACGTCTTGAATTTACATCCTGTTTGGTGGGTCCggggactttttttttacaaatttataaggTTGAAATTCACTTTAATTcgttttaaaattagaataaaaaagtaccataataatataaacaatattttttttaaaagcacacAACAATTAAACTGTAATATTACTAATCTCAAATTATTAACCCCCCTAAACTGTCAATGATCggacaatatatttaattgttattttggaAATCAGAGTGTGGTCACCCTAACAATGCATTGAAAAACAATAAGCTCTTTTCTCTATCCCATTAGCTCCCTCGAATGGATGTCCCGATCGTAGAAAACGCTTCGTTGAATAGTGATAATCATAACCTTCATGTTCAGAGATCTATACTTAAAACAACTTCTTCTGAGTCTAGTTTAGATAAACTTGATGTCGTTCAGGAAAGAGAGAAATCATTTTCTGCAGCCAAAAGATTTTTTGAATCGGATGGATCACAGCCCATTGGTTTCAAAacctatgataaaaaaatagccaCACCCTCTCAAAAAAACACGTCAATTAACAACAAAGCTGACATCTGGTTGCCCAAGGCCATcccaaaagaaaaagagaatcaCTCTTCGGATCATTttaatagttcattatttttcccCAAGCATTGCTTTTCATTGTCTGCTCTTTGAACCATTATCAGATAATGATATAAAAGATGATTTTAGTAAGAGAAAATAGTGAGATTTGATTCCTTAAGGTCAGGGCATTGATTGTAtgaaatgtattcatatttaaatgccACCACTAAAATTATGTAAGGATTCAATTACGTATTTACGCTCATAAATATAAGCATAGACTACGTCAGGGGTGACCGCAGGTTTATACATggtgttattaaattttttgggaaaaaaatcagaGATTGAACAATTTTTGATCCGTCCAATGATTTGATCaaatgacaatttttgtttataaaagagatccttaaaaaaaagtctatgaaaattttactttcaaatcaatcatttttcctTGGAAATAACCAAAATTAGTTCATttgaggggctacagcccctcctgCTCACCCTTTACGTACTCCCCTATACCTCCATGGGAATTATTCCCTATTTCCTAATTGGGGAGGCTTACTgtacttttaaatttgaatggGGCTACTTGCATACCCTGTTTTCTTGATCTATCAGAAGAAAATGCCACAGTTAGTAATGGTCTGGAATGGAGTCAGTAGATCTAATTTTGACCAGTCTGGGAGAAAGATAAGGACTTATCTTCGTGCCTCATACTTGgagatcaaaatttaaattattataaggcATACattttaacaagattttttttaatgttctttttattCGTCAGATGGATTTTCACTGTTTAAGTATAAgtcaacattatagtattacaaatactccatttgacctaggaatcATTTGGTagaatccatatacataaattatatctccTTCTCTAGGAAACCCCGAGGTACGAACCTACGCActttgagttcaagagaataatttctccataGAGCGTTGTCCATTGACCTACGTCGTTGCATCACATTTTTAATATCTCCCTGGCTTTTTAAGCTGTGAGATTTGGCCTGCATCCAGTCCAGATTTAAATCCAATTGATTTCGTATCTGGTGCATGTTGAAAGACAGGGGCTTCTAGAAGCCTCACCAAAATTTGGAAGCATTTAAAGTAGTGACGGAACGATTAATCGAAATCGGataataaggtttttttctggaatccgGATCggcattggaaaaataatatttaatttgtgattccaattcttatttattacttttgtaagTTACGAAAAGAAAATGGCCTTTCCctaaatcaatgaatttttgcttattactaagaaattgaatatttgattgtttttttttgttttatatttgaaattgattgaGCTCTGGaacggatatatttttttagtaggatatagtgttgtgtcgatccttatttaggagaAAAGACTACAGCCTTGTCTAGTTCAGTTTTGCTccggtccagtttagtcctgcatatcagtccgaAAGctgataaagttcggtccttgatgacgtcccacaacttaattttatcttttataattagttatagtactgacagtccgaggGAGCTGTTTATTAATGGAACTGGGGGTAGAAAATACATAGCCCGACCCGACCCCACCATCACTCATACATGTATATCTTTCAAGTAATTTCAAAGCAAATCAATGCGGAAATATGAACTATTATTGTTTCCAAAAAACATCAAGTGCGTCCAATGTTTACGGAGAAGGCCTTGGATACCTCCAAAAAGAAGGATTTACTCACCAAATTAGAGGAAATTGATTCTTCATCAATATCTTCGTATCAGCCCTCTTTTCCAGTTCTAGATCAAAGTATCTCTTCTAGGCTAAGCTCGTCACCATCTGCATCAACATTAAACTCCTCCTCTGGGCTCATGGATAGACAGAATCCCCGTCTCATGAAAGAACTTTTTGGaatgtaaatgtaatattaggatgagttcatttttaacaaatgtgtttttgttttttttcataatctaaTATactgtacatttttaaatataccttattttcaagaaaataataattttattactttcacCAAAGAAGTTTTTATCTCCGCCAATAGAGTTGAATagaagttatgtttttgccctTTTTGGTTGGGCAATTATAATTACTGCATATGTTAAGGATCGATTTAAGATGccataacatttttaaaagtcaaaggtaacacaaaacgtcaaaaatacataatcgacttTAACTTTCGATTATATTGGGATTCatcactcaattttattttaagcaaGGTTTTGGACTCTATTAAGTCCCCATTTTACAaggtttttaatgtttttgccTGGGTTTGTTTGATTGTGTGTCAGCAGAATTATTGTAAAATGATGAACCAATTTTGGTAAAACTTTATAATAGTATcagtacaaaaattgattttaaatgttaacattaaaccattaaattttgagaggttcaTCCCATCAACAATGAGgatgaaataaacaatattatattcacTAAATTAATATCATAGGTATGATGTCCAGAAACGATTGAAagcaatatcaatatatatatatatatgcgcattttctaaaaagaaaataattattatgtcatTCATTAGAAATTTAAGGCccatatgttattattatttgtgtataCGTCAGAATTTTGGGATAAGAACAAGTTTTAtacttgtacatttaaaaaaaaagaaaaaagtattgaattctAAATATGATTGAGAATTACTTTTCTGGACTTCGTATCTCATTTCATTACAAACGTTTAATTCgccacatttatatttttatatatacctgTACCTGTTATCATGGTGGGAGTAGAGTTACCCTTCCTGAAATGGGTACATATTTTGTTGCAACAAACCGAGTGAATAactaacaagttttttttttccttttttatgtactttgctaatattaaataattttgttttatatttgataatgataGAGCGTTgatttaccttttaaaaaatatataaaaggggatcttagaaataatataatgataatgttTATATGtcattctaagaaaaaaaaaaattgagaggtcaaggtcaagATCATTGTTAAAAACTTATAATCGAccataattttggaacaaattgaggtACATAACTCAAAATAGTGAATTGTATATGTAAAGCTGAGGAAATAACAgtctatttgaatattattaaaaaaaaaaaaaacacacagtCAAGGTAACAAAAAATTACGACAAATTTTAACAATgcaaatttttaacattaatattaCAGTTCTATATATTCCTTCAATccaatttagaatgagaatccgACTACAGcttcattaatttgtaaaactaaGTTTTTATGATAATTCCATTGCCAATGTTTTATTCcatctattaataaatttattaaattaatataaatagaaatttaataaaaacagaaacggctttaaaaaattatttttcactccATGCAATTATCTAATTTGGATCATTGGAGTACGTATTGTTGAAATTAACTCTATGGGAAGGTTTCAGGccattgtattttaaatattggtttTGATTGCTTATGCAAttctgaaacttttttattagtttaacactgaattttctttttttatgaagaaatacaatttttttattggtccaTTTGTGGCGATTTGCAAATCTGCATTATAAATCTTCTGAAgaaattcaatctaaaaaggaatttcttaaataaaacttgaaaatGGCACTTCACTTCCAGTAATTTACTCTATAATAATCAATAGTTGGAAGGATTCAAtctataattgatatatatagaCAGCAGAACGGGtactttttttagtactaaaaaccGTAAAGGGGAGAAATTAGTTCTGaaagtaagtttttttgtgATGTAAATCCAGTAATTGCCTTTTAGCAGGtccgttttttttaattggtaatctgaagaatgaattttcttttctttagtagttgtccttattatttaatacctgagtagtgaacctcctttcttaaatagattcaattacttatattcaaaatctgattgaacatgaGTTTGCCTGTAAAGAGAttgcgtaaccctgaggatttgttgttgagttataattgtaaggccTTATTGTACTCAGAgtcgaattgaggatccacattgGAGTCATTCTTATCAATGACCCCTCATCTGACGTCACATCTGATTgtagctgctcttctccaaaacaagttgattttcgatttttttttgtaagcccaaaatacacacgattttcatcaccaTTCCTAATTATAGGATTGAGCAGGTTTAGCCTTacgatcttattttttttttacttatttttttacgcCAGGAAGGATGTACGTAACATAAGCAGGGGCGTCTACAGGTTGTGGACTAgaagggctgtagcctccctccaattaaagaatttttatattttactatcaacttttttctcaggattaaaaaaaatagacgcaaaaatatgtataattttttttttttcaaaaatgtattatttgaaattaaattaataatttttttgtgagtagttgtggatttttttaaatttttccaagaaattcaatttttgtgaattgctgaaacAAAATTTGCCATTGATTGGCCTGAAACCTTTCCATAGAGTTGACTTCAACAATATGTACTCCAATGATCCAAATTAGATAATTGCATGGAGTGAAAAATAATTggttaaatatttttcgaaaaaatttaatatttgaaatttcattttcgaattttttttccaaaaaatgtaattttttgtgaactgctgttgattttttaattttttttcacaaaaatttaaatattgaaatatcatgtgaattactatggatttttaaattttgatttttggatttttttaaaaaaaaaaatccataaactaagtcccccaaaatataatcctgcgaacgtTTTTACTAAGGATACACTGAGTAAATGTAAGtacattatatttacttataaataaagagacaaaaaacttatttattattaacatcaAAAGCATCTTTTATTTAgtaaggttttttgtttttttaaattaaagaaaggaGTATCCATTCTCTCTGTGTTTAAGTATTACctcacaaaaacaaacaaactcaatttattttgaaatgttatttatcCTTCAAGTTGAAAAAGAGATACATCTTATATTTCTGTTTCtgtgagtaaaaataaaagagttccACGCTTGAGTTAActaacaaaaacataatttattgtatttatttttgtatcacatTTGAACTGTTTTTCATCAAGAGTCTAAtcagattattattattatttattataatagggATTAAGCTTATATGTAGGCATATGCTTTAGCTAGAACATAATGTCTTATCATTAGGGATCGGAAAAACCGTGTAAACTTTTTTAGCAAATATGCtgtgaatatattaattgaaatggTGAAACATCATAACATGTTATAGTTTTTGATGTACTTTCATGTCGTTACACGtcgtatcttgcaaccttttcaCGAGTCGATAAATAGTGCTTAAGTATAAcctacttatacatatatatcaatatccAGCTACCACTACAGggctttacattatttttttaacattttgccCGTCCTAGAGTTTAAAGATGCATTATACACAGTGATGAAAGTCTTCTGTATTttaaacatgttaaaaaaaaaacgaaaaatcatCATGGTATCCCCGACAATTCGAAGAATTTCTgaaggagagcaacttagctgtcacgatatttcattaaatcagtTGTGACGAGGGagtccaatgtcgatcctcaattctactctgagtacaacaaggacttaacaTTACCGGGAACAACTAAAAAATCTGTagactttcaatctagaactttattaagatatatcttagtaaccagttgtaatagagtgtgtcaataaatgaaaataactaatataatgtCTTAGCTACCGTAATGATCCATGTAACCCCCTTGGAAGTTTCCAGGCGGTCACGTAAGGCCTTGCAGTCATTGCGGAGGTAGTCCTCAGAAATGGTATTCCAGTGCTGGTTGatggtgtccttgaggttgttgatgtatgggtgacggacggtgcaggccttagactcaacatgcacccaaaaaatgAAGTCGAATGagttggcatctggtgagtaaggggccacattttctttggccagaaagacAAGTTGTCCTCCAATCACTTCTAGGCCTTTTAGGACGTGTGTGCAGACGCACCATCCCACTGGAACACCACCTTCATGTCGGGGTTGTTGGTTTGGACCCATGGTAACAACTTCTCCTCCGATGGTCACTTGCCAACGTCAAAAAGTGCACGTACCTAAATTCTTTGTTTATGTTGAGATGGTATTTTCTAATACACTTGGGaatatttaggttttttttgtatatttttagtattttaccGCAtttacaaaaaccttgatttatgtagcaaaaactgGTTTAAAAAATCTCGCTGCACCAAGTATAACATAGCAACAAatcctccgtcttttatgagcacaaatgaatattcaatcaggttttaaattggtaatctaaaaGCCCTATGCGCGGAAAAACGGTTTGAGTAAGAAAAGGAAACTGTTGTCTTCTCCTCGCTTTCCTACACAAATTACATCTCTACATATAGGTTAGTCTATACCGTGATCCCCACCTCCTAATATTTGGGTGACcatttgaaatgataaaatttacaaaattagaaaaattattttttatagcttaatattgtatataaataggtATGCTAAATTTTACTTATTGCCAATTTACTTGTTCAAAACTTATCTTAAACAATCAATTTAGAAGgcgtataataaataatattgtacatatttaaaaacaaactataaaaCTAAACTACATATGACATGAGCATcaataaaactaatttgtaaaaaaaagggttGTATCAATgccttttttgattaaaaatttcaaaatcaacaaataattccaagaaaacacataataaacaaaaaatttaattgattctAAAAATCATTTAGGTGCATACTAAAAATTAAGGACGgtcaaatctattttaaacagattcaACCCCATTCTATAAAACTTGGGGTACAGAAAGTCCCAGTTTACTAACCAAGGGTTAAAACATTGCATATTTGTTATTACAAGACATTAAATGCTAACCGAAAGATTGACATCAAGTTACGTCAGTTACATGAGGAAGTTAAACTCTAGCTTGggattgtatttaaaataagtaataaattaaatggatATAGTCTTAGTTGGATAGTTTGTTGCCTtgtgattttttgtttattacttaatattgtttaacatattttttaattagtatattatcTTTCcaatttaatgactttttcataaaatattgatgtttgCCCTCTTATTAAAGAAATGGgtacaaagttatttccttatgaTGAAAGGATGagatgattgaatttcaactatccactATCGCtatctccaatttcgagatagaaagaaaaagtatgacgtgcgtGCAAAATTTATACGATGTaatcaaaaagatttaaaaaatgttaatcaaTTAATAGGGATAATTGGTGgcacattttttctttttaccgGATAAAAGAATTTTAGTATATTAAGCAGCAATGTACGTTGTAAAGTAAGAACTTTCAAATAGCGTTGTGTTTAATTCTTTTCCAAAACTTAAtcatctatacatatattttccatctctttttttaatgttccttttattggtcagatggagttgtactgatgaagtataattaaaaattacagtaTAAGATTTAATCCACCAGACCtagaaatcttctttgaagtccattatataagtatattttcgTCTCTAGTAACGACCGGGAtacgaacctacgcacattgagttcaagagaataatttctctcgagTGCGTTGTTCATAGAGCTACAAATTCCTTACTTCTAGGGAGGTAAAGTGTTGTAAGCActttgggcatgtaaaaaaaaataataaccttgtaaccctgacaatttgatgtttgagaggagaggagcttagctgtctTGACGTTTCATTGTATTAGCTATGAGCAGCTTTAAAAGCACGTCAATAAACACTAGGCTAATCTTCAGTACCCAGGAGTATTAAAGTGCTCAAGTGCCGGTCCAACAGGaggatttccattattttatcaacatctTGGACGTCCaaattaccagaacggaatcgttggaaccactgCTTTGCTGTTACATTTGAAACTGCATAAACAGTACCAATTTTGTAGCCTACCTGCTCCATCTGTTCACCTTGGTCGTAATGATACTgaataatgtttcaaatatactctattttttaacttccCTTTTGGAACGTTATATACACAATGGGCTTCATCAAACacaaactgta
The Lepeophtheirus salmonis chromosome 10, UVic_Lsal_1.4, whole genome shotgun sequence DNA segment above includes these coding regions:
- the LOC121125520 gene encoding uncharacterized protein isoform X1 — protein: MTSQVVKLARKHLRTLGENKEDNEEDDGYSDDYEEASEDDPLNKREEDGKGKLFSPYVSIFDGQTKQPTIGSRSSSRLTNTSGDQDRSVLPASDMKKRTRKKSNTSYVKNRITSAKIKERNELANKIHVLQSQIKNIQDENQTLSRIIKRQTKELSKIYGAESELPNLLRSQQEERRTLKIQIKKYQDVAHNLKYKLNEKDNQLMNMREANRRLKVLVESEDLEDRDSLQNQVEDLQSQLLLRDNELKELMHKLTIKEKHHKQQLSNEKSKLKTLKKEVETLHIKNDNLCDTLKKKDKQLNRLNIYSLARRVTSSLNDNEIGENNGLLQKSSSRLSGSSSLISLNLRGNDSNGRHSITELPRMDVPIVENASLNSDNHNLHVQRSILKTTSSESSLDKLDVVQEREKSFSAAKRFFESDGSQPIGFKTYDKKIATPSQKNTSINNKADIWLPKAIPKEKENHSSDHFNMRPMFTEKALDTSKKKDLLTKLEEIDSSSISSYQPSFPVLDQSISSRLSSSPSASTLNSSSGLMDRQNPRLMKELFGM
- the LOC121125520 gene encoding uncharacterized protein isoform X2; protein product: MTSQVVKLARKHLRTLGENKEDNEEDDGYSDDYEEASEDDPLNKREEDGKGKLFSPYVSIFDGQTKQPTIGSRSSSRLTNTSGDQDRSVLPASDMKKRTRKKSNTSYVKNRITSAKIKERNELANKIHVLQSQIKNIQDENQTLSRIIKRQTKELSKIYGAESELPNLLRSQQEERRTLKIQIKKYQDVAHNLKYKLNEKDNQLMNMREANRRLKVLVESEDLEDRDSLQNQVEDLQSQLLLRDNELKKKDKQLNRLNIYSLARRVTSSLNDNEIGENNGLLQKSSSRLSGSSSLISLNLRGNDSNGRHSITELPRMDVPIVENASLNSDNHNLHVQRSILKTTSSESSLDKLDVVQEREKSFSAAKRFFESDGSQPIGFKTYDKKIATPSQKNTSINNKADIWLPKAIPKEKENHSSDHFNMRPMFTEKALDTSKKKDLLTKLEEIDSSSISSYQPSFPVLDQSISSRLSSSPSASTLNSSSGLMDRQNPRLMKELFGM